The Pseudomonadota bacterium genome has a segment encoding these proteins:
- a CDS encoding ABC transporter ATP-binding protein, producing MGQIEINAICKAYRNRRKQRRKHDDPKIAYRESIPVLDNINLQIKNGEMVCILGQSGCGKSTLLRIIAGFEPASSGEVIIDGRRVHKPDSDHIFVFQHNGLLPWMTVSENVGLGLRNLKNPLDKRERMAEYIEIVELEGFEHHYPHELSGGMRRRAELARALAVNPNLLIMDEPFSGLDFLTHMKMREEVVNMHKFVGKTTLVVTHDIDDALVMGDRIVVLDGRPAQVRLNHRLDFPHPRDFRQHHELNQLRNEIFLMQGVSYAV from the coding sequence ATGGGACAGATAGAAATCAACGCCATCTGCAAGGCCTATCGAAACCGACGCAAACAAAGGCGCAAGCACGATGACCCCAAAATCGCCTATCGGGAGAGTATTCCAGTTCTCGACAATATCAATCTGCAGATCAAAAACGGCGAGATGGTCTGCATTCTCGGCCAATCGGGCTGCGGCAAATCGACCCTGCTGCGCATCATCGCCGGATTTGAACCGGCAAGCTCCGGAGAGGTGATCATCGACGGCCGTCGGGTTCACAAACCGGATTCCGATCACATCTTTGTTTTTCAGCACAACGGCCTGCTCCCCTGGATGACCGTGAGTGAAAACGTCGGTCTGGGCCTGAGAAATCTGAAAAATCCACTGGACAAAAGGGAAAGAATGGCGGAATATATCGAGATCGTGGAATTGGAAGGGTTCGAGCATCACTACCCGCACGAGCTTTCCGGAGGCATGCGACGCCGCGCCGAACTGGCCCGGGCCCTGGCCGTCAATCCGAATCTTCTGATCATGGATGAGCCTTTCAGCGGTCTGGATTTCCTGACCCACATGAAAATGCGGGAGGAAGTCGTCAACATGCACAAATTTGTCGGCAAAACCACGCTGGTCGTCACCCATGACATTGACGACGCCCTGGTCATGGGCGACCGAATCGTCGTGCTGGATGGCCGGCCGGCCCAGGTCAGGCTCAATCACCGACTCGACTTTCCCCACCCTCGGGATTTCCGCCAGCACCACGAGCTCAATCAGCTGCGCAACGAGATCTTTCTGATGCAGGGGGTTTCGTATGCCGTGTGA